A single window of Bacteroidota bacterium DNA harbors:
- a CDS encoding glycosyltransferase family 4 protein, giving the protein MPKVLVISDHRRYRSPSQRYRYEQYISYLETKGFEFTFSPVINENDDETFYGKGKIVSKAFITLKSFFIRFKDWMRYNQFDIIFIQREALFVGSTFFERKAFRSKAKVIFDFDDSIWLMDTSPENKKFEFLKNPDKTKTNIKNAHLVIAGNSYLANYSLQFNSNTIIIPTTVDCNLHKPMPELRGEETIVIGWSGSISTVKHFEAFVPTLKKLKTKYGNKIRFKLLGEPNYINGELDIKGEQWTVDSEVIELNKMDIGIMPLPNDKWANGKCGLKGLTYMACGVATVISPVGVNKEIIEHGKNGFLADSEEEWLNCLSLLIEDKALRNKLGEEGRKTVLEKYSVEANKEKYLKVFQSVLDA; this is encoded by the coding sequence GTGCCTAAAGTTTTGGTCATATCTGATCACCGACGGTATCGCTCACCTAGTCAGCGTTACCGTTATGAGCAATACATTTCCTATTTGGAAACAAAGGGATTTGAATTTACTTTTTCTCCTGTAATTAATGAAAATGATGATGAAACCTTTTACGGAAAAGGTAAAATAGTTTCAAAAGCATTCATTACACTTAAATCTTTTTTTATCCGATTTAAAGATTGGATGAGATACAATCAATTTGATATTATATTTATTCAGCGTGAAGCTTTATTTGTAGGTTCAACATTTTTCGAACGTAAAGCATTTCGCAGTAAAGCAAAAGTGATTTTTGATTTCGATGACAGTATTTGGTTAATGGACACTTCTCCTGAAAATAAAAAGTTTGAATTCCTCAAAAATCCGGACAAAACCAAAACTAATATTAAAAATGCGCATTTAGTAATTGCCGGTAATTCTTATTTAGCGAACTATAGTCTACAATTTAATTCGAATACAATTATTATTCCAACTACTGTTGATTGCAACCTGCATAAACCGATGCCTGAATTAAGAGGCGAGGAAACTATTGTTATAGGCTGGAGCGGAAGTATCAGTACCGTAAAGCATTTTGAAGCTTTTGTACCTACACTAAAAAAACTGAAAACTAAATACGGAAATAAAATAAGATTCAAATTATTAGGAGAGCCGAATTACATCAACGGCGAACTTGACATTAAAGGTGAACAATGGACAGTCGATTCAGAAGTGATTGAGTTAAACAAAATGGATATCGGTATAATGCCATTGCCTAATGACAAGTGGGCCAACGGTAAATGCGGATTGAAAGGGTTAACTTATATGGCTTGTGGTGTAGCTACAGTAATAAGTCCGGTTGGTGTGAACAAAGAAATTATTGAGCACGGCAAAAACGGATTTCTTGCCGATTCGGAAGAAGAATGGTTAAACTGCTTATCCTTATTAATTGAAGATAAAGCTCTAAGAAATAAACTAGGAGAAGAAGGTAGAAAAACTGTATTAGAAAAGTATTCGGTAGAAGCAAATAAAGAAAAATATTTAAAAGTATTTCAATCGGTGTTAGATGCTTAA
- a CDS encoding DUF1801 domain-containing protein, whose amino-acid sequence MLNPLENYFLQQPEPLQGCMLYLRDWLKAQGLEEVYKFSTTFYLYKGKMFCYMSVRAKDKQFYLGFVKGYKMKHPSLKKEGRKQIKVFYINPSEDVPLKDLKQILSEAKKLY is encoded by the coding sequence ATGCTTAACCCACTCGAAAATTATTTTTTACAGCAACCTGAACCCTTACAAGGGTGCATGCTCTATCTGCGTGATTGGCTTAAAGCACAAGGCTTAGAGGAAGTTTACAAATTTTCGACTACATTTTATCTCTATAAAGGCAAAATGTTTTGTTACATGAGTGTTCGCGCCAAAGACAAACAATTTTATTTGGGATTTGTGAAGGGTTATAAAATGAAACACCCTTCTTTAAAAAAAGAAGGGCGTAAACAAATTAAAGTATTTTATATAAATCCTTCTGAAGATGTGCCCTTAAAAGACTTAAAGCAAATACTGTCAGAAGCGAAAAAATTATACTAA
- a CDS encoding agmatinase family protein: MTKEQKIKSFDPNSIGDTTAGMFGLPFTIEECETVLIPVPWEVTVSYGGGTVNGPKAIHEASYQVDLYDPNIKDAWKLGIGMDKENKTIRTKSTTLRKKAEAMIDAMASGKDISKNKTHQKSAKEIKEGCLWLNKTVKERVTHFLNQKKIVGLIGGDHSTPLGMMQALADKFGKFGVLQLDAHADLRIAYEGFEFSHASIMYNALKIKEVNKLIQVGIRDFCQEELDVIKNEKGRVVTFFDRDMKHAMYRGDSWDRVCNRIVKELPDKIYLSFDIDALDPKLCPNTGTPVAGGMEAEQVLFLIEKVVKSGKRIIAFDINEVAPARGNDWNENVAARLLYRIANLVALSNGKKA, translated from the coding sequence ATGACAAAAGAACAAAAAATAAAATCATTCGATCCGAACAGTATCGGCGATACAACTGCCGGCATGTTTGGCTTACCATTTACGATAGAAGAATGCGAAACAGTATTAATTCCTGTACCTTGGGAGGTAACCGTTAGTTACGGAGGAGGAACGGTAAACGGACCAAAAGCTATTCACGAAGCTTCTTATCAAGTAGACTTGTATGATCCGAATATAAAAGATGCGTGGAAGTTAGGCATAGGAATGGATAAGGAAAATAAAACCATTCGTACAAAAAGCACTACGCTTCGCAAGAAAGCAGAGGCTATGATTGATGCAATGGCATCCGGTAAAGATATCAGTAAGAACAAAACGCATCAAAAATCGGCCAAGGAAATTAAGGAAGGTTGTTTATGGTTGAATAAAACCGTAAAAGAACGCGTGACACATTTTCTCAATCAAAAGAAAATTGTGGGTTTAATTGGTGGCGATCATTCAACACCATTAGGCATGATGCAGGCTTTAGCGGATAAGTTTGGAAAATTTGGCGTATTACAATTAGACGCGCATGCCGATTTGAGAATTGCCTATGAGGGTTTTGAATTCTCGCATGCCTCCATCATGTACAATGCATTAAAAATTAAAGAAGTTAATAAATTAATTCAAGTAGGCATTCGCGACTTTTGTCAGGAAGAATTAGATGTAATAAAGAATGAAAAAGGACGTGTAGTTACATTTTTTGATCGTGATATGAAGCACGCCATGTACCGTGGTGATTCTTGGGACAGAGTGTGTAATCGTATTGTAAAGGAATTGCCGGATAAGATTTATTTGAGTTTTGATATTGATGCTTTGGATCCAAAATTATGTCCGAATACAGGAACTCCGGTTGCAGGAGGAATGGAAGCAGAGCAGGTTCTGTTCTTAATTGAGAAAGTGGTTAAATCCGGAAAGCGAATCATTGCGTTCGATATTAACGAAGTTGCGCCTGCACGCGGAAATGATTGGAATGAAAATGTGGCAGCGCGTTTGTTATACCGTATCGCAAATTTGGTGGCTTTAAGTAACGGAAAAAAGGCTTAG
- the pdxH gene encoding pyridoxamine 5'-phosphate oxidase produces MSLRDEIKKLREDFVKGHLLESEVNPDPFKQFELWLGQAVESKVSEVQAMTLCTISPENKPASRIVYLREFENNQFWFYGNYNSRKAKNMETNPNVSLSFFWPDLERQIRIEGKVVKCDSSFSDNYFNNRPRESKIGSWSSNQSSELKSREELENLVAEYTKKFEGKEVPRPDFWGGWVLTADYYEFWQGRKSRLHDRIIYTKENNLWKISRLAP; encoded by the coding sequence ATGAGTTTACGTGACGAAATAAAAAAATTGAGAGAGGACTTTGTAAAGGGTCATCTTTTGGAATCGGAGGTGAATCCCGATCCCTTCAAGCAATTTGAATTATGGCTCGGACAAGCTGTTGAGTCGAAAGTTTCGGAAGTACAGGCTATGACTTTGTGTACGATTTCACCGGAAAATAAACCGGCATCGCGCATTGTGTATTTGCGCGAGTTTGAGAATAATCAATTTTGGTTTTACGGAAACTATAATTCCCGTAAGGCAAAAAATATGGAAACGAATCCAAACGTGAGTTTGAGTTTCTTTTGGCCGGATTTAGAAAGGCAAATCCGAATTGAAGGTAAGGTTGTAAAATGCGATTCTTCTTTCAGTGATAATTATTTTAATAACCGTCCGCGCGAATCTAAAATTGGTTCATGGAGCTCTAATCAAAGCTCAGAGCTAAAATCACGAGAAGAGCTGGAGAATTTAGTAGCAGAATACACCAAGAAATTTGAAGGCAAAGAAGTTCCTCGTCCTGATTTTTGGGGCGGTTGGGTTTTGACTGCAGATTATTATGAATTCTGGCAAGGACGAAAAAGCCGTTTGCACGACCGAATTATTTATACCAAAGAAAATAATCTCTGGAAAATTTCTAGATTAGCACCTTAA
- a CDS encoding YqgE/AlgH family protein, whose product MQGDFLIAHPMLQDGYFKRAVIYLTEDNEEGSLGFVLNFKTDMMLRDVFPHIKNGNFPIYEGGPVSKNQLYYIHNLGNDLSESIKINDGLYWGGNFFELAHMIDHGKVKTHNVRFFVGYAGWTPGQLKEELIQKAWFIGEADNYTVLNNNPKNLWGDELGKIKESYKVFSDIAFDPNLN is encoded by the coding sequence ATGCAGGGTGATTTTTTAATAGCGCATCCCATGTTGCAAGACGGCTATTTTAAGCGTGCCGTTATTTATCTTACTGAAGATAATGAAGAGGGGTCACTTGGATTTGTTTTAAATTTTAAAACAGACATGATGCTTCGTGATGTATTTCCTCATATTAAAAATGGCAATTTTCCTATTTACGAAGGCGGACCGGTTTCAAAAAATCAATTGTATTACATACACAATTTAGGCAACGACCTAAGCGAAAGCATAAAAATAAATGATGGTTTATATTGGGGCGGTAATTTTTTTGAATTAGCTCATATGATCGATCACGGAAAGGTAAAAACCCATAATGTTCGTTTTTTTGTAGGCTATGCTGGTTGGACTCCCGGACAATTAAAAGAAGAGCTCATTCAAAAAGCATGGTTTATTGGAGAAGCGGATAATTATACCGTTTTAAATAATAATCCTAAAAATTTATGGGGTGATGAATTAGGAAAAATTAAAGAGTCTTATAAAGTATTTTCAGACATTGCCTTTGACCCCAATCTGAATTAA
- a CDS encoding GNAT family N-acetyltransferase yields MPHTISNYKLSSCSDDDFTSVVKLIEEMQLDNNDLNASQFIVAKTGAELIGFGRLRTYETCQELCSLGVVQDYRYKGVGTQISQALKEKSSKPLYAVTIIPDYFKRLGFEQVRQYPKEIVAKVNYCTGSLPVPEAYVAMWLK; encoded by the coding sequence ATGCCCCATACCATCAGCAATTATAAACTTAGTAGTTGTAGCGATGATGATTTTACGAGCGTTGTCAAGTTAATTGAGGAAATGCAATTAGACAATAATGACTTAAATGCTTCTCAATTTATTGTGGCTAAAACGGGGGCTGAACTGATAGGTTTCGGTCGCCTAAGAACCTACGAAACGTGTCAGGAATTATGTTCTTTGGGGGTTGTTCAAGATTACCGTTATAAGGGCGTTGGCACTCAAATTTCACAAGCCTTGAAGGAAAAAAGTTCGAAACCGCTTTATGCTGTAACGATTATTCCGGACTATTTTAAGCGTTTGGGTTTCGAACAGGTGCGTCAATACCCAAAGGAAATTGTAGCTAAAGTGAACTACTGCACAGGATCTTTACCGGTGCCGGAGGCCTATGTGGCCATGTGGCTCAAATAA
- a CDS encoding T9SS type A sorting domain-containing protein — translation MKFKFIYLLLLTPFVFLKAQVLYSDDFSTLSLQNDVQVIGSKTISTTYTTASAYTLIDDGYKNNIGTANSPNRPFNVASLKTTGWAVLYNNIENDTFLVSTSWLDTSVAVKRFVVTPVINNITSSSVLSWEAMSPDANFPEGYEVYVTTNTTGTLNANSFLLSDRVFYLADGNTAGAGEKNVWTKRGISLSQYAGQNIRVAFKNTSQNMYQLWLDNIKVENVANDYDAEISEGLGVYRYNTINTNGNITCRITNKGKVSINSVSLNYQIQGLSNYQQAFGLAQIIPIYGSNDFTFNVPYNISTPGYYPMKIWVNYINGVNADQNNTNDTLYTSLSIMTTAPTKNVLAEQFLSAFDGYSPDGQDKLAALASNSVIAVNIHDGDSLKNASAAGVISAYRRKTTTAIIDRNYFKDISSVPVERAAYATRINQRKAAIVPVSVGILNKSYNSGTRELTFSVQASFNAEVKGDYRINAYITENNVFGLGSDTTYNGWNQLSFMYNVPFSPYYQKGYYLASAGGYVLKAYEYKHQNVLDTALDGSFGAAGIIPVNGGTQNQAFGKAYTYTVPLAAGGVFRYNPDNMYIVAFVTEYDVNKNKRTVLNCFQEKITIGSEMVSVKELKSQANFQLYPNPSSGLTHVLIPEGSFRNEVKIKIIDITGKEVYTSSTNMRFGLLQLNLYGLENGSYFIQLSDGESSRTQKLILVK, via the coding sequence ATGAAATTTAAATTTATCTATCTGCTCCTATTAACGCCTTTCGTTTTCTTAAAGGCACAAGTTTTATATTCTGACGACTTTAGTACGTTGAGCTTGCAAAACGATGTGCAGGTAATAGGAAGCAAAACTATTTCTACCACATATACGACTGCCTCCGCTTACACGTTAATTGATGATGGATATAAAAACAATATTGGAACAGCTAATAGTCCTAATCGTCCGTTTAACGTGGCTTCACTAAAAACAACCGGTTGGGCCGTGCTTTATAACAATATTGAGAACGATACTTTTTTGGTAAGTACATCCTGGTTGGATACTTCGGTTGCAGTTAAGCGATTTGTTGTTACCCCGGTAATAAATAACATTACTTCCAGCTCTGTTTTATCATGGGAAGCTATGTCGCCAGATGCAAATTTTCCTGAGGGATACGAAGTATATGTTACCACCAACACAACGGGAACTTTAAATGCAAATAGTTTTTTATTAAGTGATCGTGTATTTTACCTGGCAGATGGTAATACCGCCGGAGCAGGAGAAAAGAATGTTTGGACTAAGCGCGGTATTTCTTTAAGTCAGTATGCCGGACAAAACATTCGTGTGGCATTTAAAAATACCTCTCAAAACATGTATCAGTTATGGTTAGATAATATTAAAGTTGAGAATGTAGCAAACGATTATGATGCTGAAATTTCAGAGGGGTTAGGCGTGTACCGTTATAATACAATAAACACAAATGGGAATATTACATGCAGAATCACGAATAAGGGAAAAGTAAGTATCAATTCAGTTTCATTGAATTATCAAATTCAAGGCCTTTCTAATTATCAGCAAGCTTTTGGTTTAGCACAAATCATCCCGATTTACGGCAGCAATGATTTTACATTTAATGTGCCTTACAACATTTCAACTCCGGGGTATTATCCAATGAAAATATGGGTGAATTACATTAATGGAGTTAACGCTGATCAAAACAATACTAATGATACATTATATACCTCATTAAGCATCATGACGACTGCCCCTACAAAAAACGTATTGGCAGAGCAGTTTTTAAGTGCGTTTGATGGATATAGCCCGGATGGACAAGATAAGCTGGCGGCACTTGCATCAAACAGTGTTATTGCGGTTAATATTCATGACGGCGATTCGTTAAAAAACGCATCGGCTGCAGGTGTCATTTCTGCTTACAGAAGGAAAACAACGACAGCAATCATTGATAGAAATTATTTTAAAGATATTTCTTCTGTTCCTGTTGAAAGGGCTGCCTATGCTACAAGAATTAATCAACGTAAAGCAGCCATTGTTCCTGTTTCAGTTGGAATACTTAATAAATCCTATAATTCAGGTACGCGTGAATTAACTTTTAGTGTGCAGGCTAGTTTTAATGCAGAGGTAAAGGGCGACTATAGAATCAATGCTTACATTACTGAAAACAATGTATTCGGATTAGGAAGTGATACCACCTACAATGGCTGGAATCAGTTAAGTTTTATGTACAATGTTCCTTTCTCGCCTTATTATCAAAAAGGATATTATTTGGCTTCTGCCGGCGGATATGTTCTTAAAGCTTACGAATACAAACATCAAAATGTTTTGGATACAGCTTTAGATGGTTCATTTGGCGCAGCAGGAATTATTCCTGTAAATGGCGGTACACAAAATCAAGCGTTCGGCAAAGCCTATACGTATACAGTTCCTTTAGCGGCAGGTGGCGTATTCCGATATAATCCGGATAACATGTACATTGTTGCTTTTGTTACCGAATACGATGTCAATAAAAATAAACGTACAGTTTTAAATTGTTTCCAGGAAAAGATTACAATCGGTAGTGAAATGGTTTCGGTAAAAGAACTCAAATCTCAAGCTAATTTTCAATTGTATCCAAATCCTTCTTCAGGCTTAACACATGTTTTAATTCCGGAAGGAAGTTTTAGAAATGAGGTTAAAATTAAAATCATCGACATTACGGGTAAGGAGGTTTATACAAGTTCAACCAATATGCGATTTGGCTTACTTCAACTTAATCTTTACGGACTAGAAAACGGCTCCTATTTCATTCAGTTAAGTGACGGAGAAAGTAGCCGCACTCAAAAATTAATTCTGGTAAAATAA
- a CDS encoding cupin domain-containing protein, with protein sequence MAQNYLNTDTVGLKTVSDNIYNSPLFGDSLASSFVIVIKKEVKLHKHLNHSEHVVVLAGNGTMKLGDKQIEIKKGDVVFIPKNTPHSVKVNSKEALKVLSIQAPYFDGKDRVMIE encoded by the coding sequence ATGGCTCAAAATTATTTGAACACCGATACAGTAGGGCTTAAGACCGTTAGTGACAATATTTACAACTCGCCGCTTTTTGGAGATAGTTTAGCTTCTTCTTTTGTGATTGTAATAAAAAAAGAAGTTAAACTGCACAAACATCTTAACCACTCAGAACATGTGGTTGTGTTAGCCGGAAACGGCACCATGAAGTTGGGCGATAAACAAATTGAAATTAAAAAGGGTGATGTTGTTTTTATCCCCAAAAACACACCTCATTCTGTAAAAGTAAACTCAAAGGAAGCATTGAAAGTATTAAGCATTCAGGCTCCTTATTTTGACGGGAAAGACCGTGTAATGATTGAATAA
- a CDS encoding tetratricopeptide repeat protein — MAKQSTASKQPQFKELKNTFKFFPFLNQKQPIIVLALIGLIFYSTSLYNEYALDDGIIIHQNDHVIKGFKGIKDILTKDAYESFYRRMNATDQLAGGRYRPLSVVSFAIEQQFIGAYPKDGLYPQRCWDLNKNNVDDPEEDLNADGVFNEVDCQVKGAFMRHFNNMWTYVLGCIFLYLVFRNYMFRDNLDMAFLSALIFLTHPMHTEAIANVKSRDEIFSLIFISLTFLYSFRYLEDKKPVTLFWACFMFLLALLSKEYALVLLGLIPIAVYIFTKNDFDLQKFLEPLAGFGAVGMGGIIAMKASGMSPNTANIARIVGLVVAGGGAYFFYKTYKEYKNIFVVFFIFMVSAVIMLYIKYNFDIHAKPGDKPDKSFWLFPFLYAGVGIFFVGKTNGQKNFHTLMSWYYFVTLFYLAMRLVAVKLKPGVPDTEILNNPYLLADGQERFCTKAYVLLKYFTLMWFPHPLSSDYSYNTIAYRHFTDWDFIVSIILHLGLVYAAYRLIIKKHVLGFAIAVYIAFLLMIGNILMDIGATMGERLMFHSSIGFCIFLAWLILQGLEKAQNISISIRKTALIGFLAAVVFLYGCKAWERNWDWKSDITLFIKDANTMPNSVLVLGNAGARWIDLADTKWFNKKPGEEANLPFSTYKDEMLDFVVNDSEFVSGVNKKKIILPYEEKKFKEQNLTMRQRSLYKGISYLKHATSLHPRYVNGYLNLGLAYYKLKRDREALYFWKHAERLYPNNPYLKNYYIVYYNELLQRGYQKAQRGRSDSAAYELNKAVVLDRYNPEGWYNLGGAYFNLGQYRKSKECLQEALKLNPNHANSLQLMKNITPQMLGEAPVASAVPVKN, encoded by the coding sequence ATGGCAAAGCAAAGTACAGCAAGTAAACAGCCTCAATTTAAAGAACTTAAAAACACATTTAAGTTTTTCCCTTTTCTTAATCAAAAGCAACCTATTATAGTTCTCGCTTTAATTGGTCTGATTTTCTATAGCACCTCTTTGTATAACGAGTATGCACTCGATGACGGGATTATCATCCATCAAAATGATCACGTAATCAAAGGTTTTAAGGGGATAAAAGATATTTTAACTAAAGACGCTTACGAAAGCTTCTACCGTCGTATGAACGCTACCGATCAATTAGCGGGTGGTCGTTATCGTCCTTTATCAGTAGTGAGTTTTGCTATTGAACAACAATTTATCGGTGCTTATCCAAAAGACGGATTGTACCCTCAGCGGTGTTGGGATTTGAATAAAAACAATGTGGATGATCCGGAAGAAGATTTAAATGCTGATGGTGTATTTAACGAAGTAGATTGCCAGGTGAAGGGTGCCTTCATGCGCCACTTTAACAATATGTGGACCTATGTTTTAGGTTGTATATTCTTGTATTTGGTTTTCAGAAATTACATGTTTCGTGATAATCTGGATATGGCGTTTTTATCGGCTTTAATCTTCCTGACACACCCAATGCATACAGAGGCTATTGCTAACGTAAAAAGTCGCGACGAAATTTTCTCTTTAATTTTCATCTCGCTCACTTTCTTATATTCATTCAGATATCTCGAAGATAAAAAGCCTGTTACATTGTTCTGGGCTTGTTTCATGTTCTTGTTAGCCTTACTCTCAAAAGAGTATGCGTTAGTATTACTGGGATTAATTCCAATTGCCGTTTATATTTTCACTAAGAACGATTTCGATTTACAAAAATTCTTAGAGCCATTAGCAGGATTTGGGGCAGTAGGCATGGGAGGTATCATTGCGATGAAAGCTTCGGGCATGAGTCCGAATACAGCTAACATTGCGCGTATTGTTGGTTTAGTTGTTGCAGGTGGCGGAGCTTATTTTTTCTATAAAACATACAAGGAATACAAAAATATATTCGTTGTGTTTTTTATTTTCATGGTATCGGCAGTGATTATGTTATACATCAAGTATAACTTCGACATTCATGCTAAACCGGGTGATAAGCCGGATAAAAGTTTCTGGTTATTCCCATTCTTATATGCAGGTGTAGGGATTTTCTTTGTCGGAAAAACGAATGGTCAGAAGAACTTCCATACTTTAATGAGCTGGTATTATTTTGTTACGTTATTCTATTTGGCAATGCGTTTAGTGGCTGTAAAATTAAAGCCGGGCGTACCTGATACTGAAATCTTAAATAATCCATATTTATTAGCCGACGGACAAGAACGTTTTTGTACGAAGGCTTATGTACTATTAAAGTATTTCACATTAATGTGGTTCCCACACCCTTTATCTTCTGATTATTCTTATAACACGATTGCTTACCGTCATTTTACCGACTGGGATTTTATTGTGTCAATTATTTTACATTTAGGTTTAGTGTATGCGGCGTATCGTTTAATTATTAAGAAGCATGTATTAGGTTTTGCAATTGCAGTTTACATTGCCTTCTTATTAATGATTGGTAACATTCTAATGGATATTGGTGCAACCATGGGTGAACGTTTGATGTTCCACTCGTCCATAGGTTTCTGTATTTTCCTGGCTTGGCTCATCTTGCAAGGATTGGAAAAAGCACAAAACATCAGCATTAGTATTCGCAAAACAGCCTTGATTGGATTCCTTGCTGCCGTTGTGTTCTTGTATGGTTGCAAAGCTTGGGAGCGTAACTGGGACTGGAAGAGTGATATCACCTTGTTTATCAAAGATGCGAATACAATGCCAAACTCTGTATTGGTGTTAGGTAACGCCGGTGCGCGTTGGATCGACTTAGCAGATACCAAATGGTTTAATAAAAAACCGGGCGAAGAAGCGAATCTCCCATTTAGTACTTATAAAGATGAAATGTTGGATTTCGTTGTGAATGACAGTGAATTTGTGAGTGGAGTAAACAAAAAGAAAATTATACTTCCTTACGAGGAGAAGAAATTTAAGGAACAAAATTTAACAATGCGTCAGCGTAGTTTGTATAAAGGGATTAGCTATTTGAAACACGCAACCAGCTTACACCCTCGTTACGTAAACGGATATTTAAATTTAGGATTGGCGTATTACAAATTAAAACGCGATCGTGAAGCGCTTTACTTCTGGAAACATGCAGAGCGTTTATATCCTAACAATCCTTATTTAAAGAACTACTACATTGTATATTATAATGAGTTATTACAACGCGGTTATCAAAAAGCGCAGCGCGGACGTTCAGACAGCGCGGCTTACGAGTTAAACAAGGCAGTGGTGCTTGACCGTTATAATCCGGAAGGATGGTACAACTTAGGTGGTGCTTATTTTAATTTAGGGCAGTATCGCAAATCGAAAGAGTGCTTACAGGAAGCTTTAAAGTTAAATCCTAATCACGCCAATTCATTGCAGTTAATGAAAAACATTACACCGCAAATGTTAGGAGAGGCTCCTGTCGCATCGGCTGTACCTGTGAAGAATTAG
- a CDS encoding RNA polymerase sigma factor, with product MLFKKNKFSDLSDEELMLHICHGETLAFDEIYKRYGKRLLSYFMRMLNYDKSIAEDALQDTFMKIAERPDSFDGSRSFKTWIFSIASNYCKNVYRHEEVVRNSKHELAYTACISDDFETKFAAQKLDGFTFRQALDQVLDELAPERKEAFILRYQEDRSIQEIAQIQNCPEGSVKSRLHYTVKILEEKLQHFKP from the coding sequence ATGCTGTTTAAAAAGAATAAGTTTTCCGACTTAAGTGATGAAGAGCTCATGCTGCATATATGCCATGGAGAAACCCTTGCGTTTGACGAAATCTATAAGAGATATGGTAAACGCTTATTAAGTTATTTTATGCGAATGCTGAATTACGATAAATCAATTGCGGAGGATGCGCTTCAGGATACATTCATGAAAATCGCGGAAAGGCCTGATAGTTTTGATGGCTCCCGTTCTTTTAAAACATGGATTTTTAGTATCGCTTCTAATTATTGTAAAAACGTTTACCGTCACGAGGAAGTGGTTCGCAACAGTAAGCATGAACTGGCGTATACTGCCTGTATATCGGATGATTTTGAAACAAAATTCGCCGCGCAAAAATTGGATGGATTTACGTTCAGGCAGGCTTTGGATCAGGTGCTGGATGAATTAGCTCCCGAGCGAAAGGAAGCATTTATATTGCGGTATCAGGAAGACAGAAGTATTCAGGAAATCGCGCAAATACAGAATTGCCCCGAAGGAAGCGTTAAATCGCGCTTGCATTATACGGTAAAAATACTGGAAGAAAAACTACAACATTTTAAACCATAA